A section of the Pseudomonas sp. FP453 genome encodes:
- a CDS encoding CocE/NonD family hydrolase gives MEIVTEFAYKVREIEHCLIPLKDGTQLAARIWLPEVAGLQTFPAILEYLPYRKRDGTAVRDALTHPWMAGQGYVCVRVDMRGNGESQGLMADEYLLQEQDDALEVIDWLCQQPWCDGNVGMMGISWGGFNGLQVAARQPEALKAIITLCSTDDRFADDIHYKGGNLLMENFGWAATMLNFSAAVPDPLLVGDAWKTLWQQRLDAMPLLAETWLQHQTRDDYWRHGSVCEDYSQIKAAVYAVGGWGDAYRNTVSRLMEHLPGPKKAMIGPWIHKYPHFAVPNPAIGFLQEAKRWWDHWLKGIDNGVMDDAACTFYLQDVLPPQGSYAERPGIWVQTAGWPDPQIQWRDFSLGEQGLNPGADPLATPRSICSPLTTGLHQGEYCAIWFGPDGPTDQRRDDANSLCFDSQPLSEPLALLGDARLTVRLASDTACGQLVARLNAIAPDGQVTQISYGVLNLTLREDFSHVSPVVPGAPMDVQLNLDHMGMRLPAGYRLRLALSTASFPLLWPSRELTTLTLLPGLQRLQLPVFTGEAVACPFEAPQSAPPANLEVLRAAAPKRTLIEDVGSGEVCVKIEDDLGSVRFTDHGLAVDQRCTEQYRTLPWDPLSTRADIEWHYRVGRDEWNVEVESRLSVSADAEWFYVEAEQTAWENGQLEHRRQWSKRVARVAL, from the coding sequence AATTTGCCTACAAGGTCCGTGAAATCGAACACTGCCTGATCCCCCTGAAGGACGGCACCCAACTGGCCGCGCGCATCTGGCTGCCGGAAGTCGCCGGCCTGCAAACCTTCCCGGCGATCCTCGAATACCTGCCGTACCGCAAGCGCGATGGCACCGCCGTGCGTGATGCGCTGACCCACCCGTGGATGGCTGGGCAAGGCTATGTGTGCGTGCGTGTGGACATGCGCGGCAACGGCGAATCCCAAGGGTTGATGGCCGACGAATACCTGTTGCAGGAGCAGGACGACGCCCTCGAAGTGATCGACTGGCTGTGCCAGCAGCCGTGGTGCGACGGCAACGTCGGCATGATGGGCATCTCCTGGGGCGGCTTCAACGGCCTGCAAGTCGCGGCGCGCCAGCCCGAGGCGCTGAAGGCGATCATCACTCTGTGTTCCACCGATGACCGCTTCGCCGACGACATCCATTACAAGGGCGGCAACCTGCTGATGGAGAACTTCGGTTGGGCCGCGACCATGCTCAACTTCAGCGCTGCCGTGCCCGATCCGCTGCTGGTCGGCGATGCATGGAAAACCCTCTGGCAGCAACGCCTGGACGCCATGCCGCTGCTTGCCGAAACCTGGCTGCAACACCAGACCCGCGATGACTATTGGCGCCACGGCTCGGTGTGCGAGGACTATTCGCAGATCAAGGCGGCGGTGTATGCGGTGGGCGGCTGGGGCGATGCCTACCGCAACACGGTCTCACGGCTGATGGAACACCTGCCGGGGCCGAAGAAAGCCATGATCGGCCCGTGGATTCACAAATACCCACACTTCGCCGTGCCGAATCCGGCCATTGGCTTCCTGCAAGAGGCCAAGCGCTGGTGGGATCACTGGCTGAAGGGCATCGATAATGGGGTGATGGATGACGCAGCCTGCACCTTTTACCTACAGGATGTTCTACCGCCACAGGGCAGTTATGCCGAGCGGCCAGGTATCTGGGTGCAGACGGCGGGGTGGCCTGATCCGCAAATACAGTGGCGCGATTTCAGCCTTGGCGAACAGGGCCTCAACCCCGGCGCGGACCCCTTGGCCACCCCACGCAGCATCTGCTCGCCGCTGACCACCGGCCTGCACCAGGGCGAATACTGCGCCATCTGGTTTGGCCCCGACGGCCCTACGGATCAGCGCCGTGACGATGCGAATTCGCTGTGTTTCGACTCCCAGCCGCTGAGCGAACCCCTCGCGTTGCTCGGCGATGCGCGCCTCACAGTGCGCCTGGCCAGTGACACCGCCTGCGGGCAACTGGTCGCACGCCTGAATGCCATCGCGCCGGACGGGCAGGTCACGCAGATCAGTTACGGCGTACTCAATCTCACGCTTCGTGAGGACTTTTCCCACGTATCACCCGTAGTCCCCGGTGCACCGATGGACGTGCAGTTAAACCTCGACCATATGGGCATGCGCCTGCCGGCCGGCTACCGCTTGCGCCTGGCCCTGAGCACCGCGAGTTTCCCGTTGCTGTGGCCGAGCCGCGAGCTGACCACCCTGACCTTGTTGCCCGGCCTGCAACGCCTGCAACTGCCGGTGTTTACCGGCGAAGCGGTGGCGTGCCCGTTCGAAGCGCCGCAATCGGCACCGCCGGCCAACCTGGAAGTGCTGCGTGCCGCCGCGCCGAAGCGCACCTTGATCGAAGACGTGGGCAGTGGCGAGGTCTGCGTGAAGATCGAAGACGACCTGGGTTCGGTGCGTTTTACCGACCACGGCCTGGCGGTGGACCAGCGTTGCACCGAGCAATACCGCACCTTGCCGTGGGACCCGTTGTCGACCCGCGCCGATATCGAGTGGCACTATCGGGTGGGTCGCGATGAATGGAACGTTGAGGTGGAAAGCCGCCTGAGCGTGAGCGCCGATGCCGAGTGGTTCTACGTCGAAGCCGAGCAGACCGCGTGGGAAAATGGCCAGTTGGAACATCGCCGCCAGTGGAGCAAACGCGTGGCCAGGGTCGCGCTGTGA
- a CDS encoding LysR substrate-binding domain-containing protein produces MSRRNVDLPPLNCLQTFEAAARHLSFTQAAHELNLTQSAVSRQVKRLEEDLARPLFYRLAQGLSLTPAGVRYFRTIQRLLRELDRESAELRRRGADRQLTLASTPTISSIWLAGLLPDFQREHPDLDIRILCSESPSHLDVSEYDLGLFYHLDELPAPHGLELSPVFDNEQVITVCSPAYIERHGPIHDVQHLLHGHTLLIVEDHYHDWLTWTDWFADADAHYHTPRHALRTNSYQLLMQSAVMGHGVALGWKSLLAGELDAGRLQMALPHTMHSRGRLHLMQPHHRNPPSAARSFRQWLLAHASRLNNPPEPS; encoded by the coding sequence ATGTCGCGCCGAAACGTCGATCTTCCTCCGCTCAATTGCCTGCAGACCTTCGAAGCGGCCGCCCGTCATTTGAGCTTTACCCAGGCCGCCCATGAGCTGAACCTGACCCAAAGCGCGGTCAGCCGCCAGGTCAAGCGCCTGGAAGAAGACCTCGCCCGCCCGCTGTTTTACCGACTGGCCCAGGGCCTTAGCCTCACGCCGGCCGGGGTGCGTTACTTCCGCACGATCCAGCGCCTGCTGCGCGAACTCGACCGCGAGTCCGCCGAGTTGCGCCGGCGCGGTGCCGACCGCCAGTTGACCCTGGCCAGCACGCCGACCATCAGTTCCATCTGGCTGGCCGGCTTGCTGCCGGACTTCCAGCGCGAACACCCGGACCTGGACATCCGCATCCTGTGCAGCGAAAGCCCCAGCCACCTGGATGTCAGCGAATATGACCTGGGCCTGTTCTACCACCTCGACGAACTGCCCGCGCCCCACGGCCTTGAACTGTCGCCGGTGTTCGACAACGAACAGGTCATCACCGTGTGCAGCCCGGCTTATATAGAGCGCCACGGCCCGATTCACGACGTGCAACACCTGCTGCACGGCCACACCTTGCTGATCGTCGAAGACCACTACCACGACTGGCTGACCTGGACCGACTGGTTCGCCGACGCCGACGCCCACTATCACACCCCGCGCCATGCGTTGCGCACCAACAGCTATCAACTGTTGATGCAGTCGGCGGTGATGGGGCACGGCGTAGCCCTCGGCTGGAAGAGCCTGCTCGCCGGCGAACTGGACGCCGGGCGCCTGCAAATGGCCTTGCCCCACACCATGCACAGCCGTGGTCGCCTGCACCTGATGCAACCCCATCACCGCAACCCGCCCTCGGCGGCGCGCAGTTTTCGCCAATGGTTGCTGGCCCATGCCAGCCGTTTGAACAACCCCCCTGAGCCCTCATGA